The Hippoglossus stenolepis isolate QCI-W04-F060 chromosome 11, HSTE1.2, whole genome shotgun sequence genome includes a window with the following:
- the LOC118118203 gene encoding zinc finger and BTB domain-containing protein 14: MSDLLRYIDYDHKATFLKMLNQQRMEGEHCDVVVVVENIEFRAHRCVLAACSNYFKKLFKKQSDEDNSIVELDFIRSDIFEEVLNYMYTARLAVRKKDINMMMSSGQILGINFLDNLCTQKRELTNMKTRENQAPGDHGMRAQDAILKELAMEEVRKNSFYDQGMDGMGPGGSHVSQPHNYNTNMSKDPHSHGWGSSTSSDMKLEYLLYGHRDHGSCQSTGAKPLDHNAKKERLLTANRPYACEHCPKAFTTAAHLKEHLKIHSGFKPHRCVVCGKAFIRGPDLKRHERVHSNERPFACQMCEKAFKHKSHLKDHERQHRGERPFNCGSCEKAFIKASDLKRHWNTMHSGNPRRQMSLSPAASQHGQAEPADQRDWKMETGPHSHNSGDC; this comes from the coding sequence ATGTCTGATTTACTGAGATATATCGACTACGACCACAAAGCCACCTTCCTGAAGATGCTCAACCAGCAGAGGATGGAAGGCGAGCACTGCgacgtggtggtggtggtggagaacaTCGAGTTCAGGGCTCACCGCTGTGTCCTGGCCGCCTGCAGCAACTATTTCAAGAAGCTCTTCAAGAAGCAGAGCGACGAGGACAACTCCATCGTGGAGCTGGACTTCATCCGCTCCGACATCTTCGAGGAGGTGCTCAACTACATGTACACGGCCCGGCTCGCCGTCAGGAAGAAGGACATCAACATGATGATGTCGTCCGGCCAGATCTTGGGGATCAACTTCCTGGATAACCTGTGCACCCAGAAGCGGGAGCTGACCAACATGAAGACCCGGGAGAACCAGGCGCCGGGCGACCACGGGATGAGAGCTCAGGACGCCATCCTGAAGGAGCTCgccatggaggaggtgaggaagaacAGCTTCTACGACCAGGGGATGGACGGGATGGGGCCGGGCGGCTCGCACGTGTCGCAGccacacaactacaacaccaacatGAGTAAAGATCCTCACAGCCACGGCTGgggctcctccacctccagcgaCATGAAGCTGGAGTACCTGCTGTACGGCCACCGCGACCACGGTTCCTGCCAGAGCACGGGAGCGAAGCCCCTGGACCACAACGCCAAAAAGGAGCGGTTGCTCACCGCCAACCGTCCCTACGCTTGCGAGCACTGCCCCAAAGCCTTCACCACTGCCGCCCACCTCAAGGAGCACCTGAAGATCCACTCCGGCTTCAAGCCTCACCGCTGCGTCGTCTGTGGCAAGGCCTTCATCAGGGGCCCGGACCTGAAGAGGCACGAGAGGGTTCACAGCAACGAGCGGCCCTTCGCCTGTCAAATGTGCGAAAAGGCCTTCAAGCACAAGTCCCACCTGAAAGACCACGAACGGCAACACCGAGGCGAGCGACCGTTCAACTGCGGCTCCTGCGAAAAAGCCTTCATCAAAGCGTCGGACCTGAAGCGCCACTGGAACACCATGCACAGCGGGAACCCCCGAAGACAGATGTCACTGTCTCCCGCTGCCTCCCAGCACGGCCAGGCAGAGCCCGCCGACCAGAGAGACTGGAAAATGGAGACCGGGCCACATTCGCACAACTCtggggactgttga